The following proteins are encoded in a genomic region of Reichenbachiella sp.:
- a CDS encoding RagB/SusD family nutrient uptake outer membrane protein: MKKYINTIIVCGLMTMTSCNDFLDLEPISEETTEVGYDNAGQIEAALTGAYESFQSSQYYAWDKVMFQDIRSDNHYAGGDNPEIFQFDWLTVTPTNSRLFEDWSNIYNAIAKANMVLERAPLVSDPVLSETRRDQIMGEAYFLRAYHHYTLVTSWGDVPIMDKFTSSTDPSEIRPVKNTQEEVYDQIITDLDLAISLLPDTYGSDASVNKARATAGAAHALAAKAYLQRPVKDYASALSHAEAVEASAAGYRLINYEHLFDGNHYNNDESIMEVQFLGGAEGTWGPQMHLPPSISGDTWRKFTTPSHNLIDAYNAEGDATRLNAAVIFETVSWVDEFWGNATGSSIPFAYKWKNADGWASADRFYLFRLGDIILLKAEALAGLDRLSEAAQEVNKIRNRVGLANLTAADQASQSVMMSAILKERRLELAQEGQRWDDLVRFGEVVNTMSSLVEIDLRTGQPFDYAMDDSKIYLPIPQEELDRNPNLK; the protein is encoded by the coding sequence ATGAAAAAATATATAAACACAATCATAGTCTGTGGACTAATGACAATGACAAGTTGTAACGATTTCTTGGATCTTGAACCCATTTCGGAAGAGACCACGGAAGTAGGTTATGACAATGCTGGACAAATTGAAGCAGCACTCACTGGTGCCTATGAATCGTTTCAATCTTCTCAGTATTATGCTTGGGACAAGGTAATGTTTCAAGATATCAGATCGGACAATCACTATGCAGGTGGTGATAATCCTGAAATATTTCAATTTGATTGGTTGACTGTTACGCCTACCAATTCTCGATTGTTTGAAGATTGGTCTAATATATACAACGCCATTGCCAAAGCGAATATGGTATTGGAGCGGGCGCCATTGGTATCAGACCCTGTTTTGAGTGAGACTCGTAGAGATCAAATCATGGGAGAGGCTTATTTCCTGCGTGCTTACCACCACTATACCTTGGTGACCAGCTGGGGCGACGTGCCGATTATGGACAAGTTCACCTCTTCGACAGACCCGAGTGAAATTAGACCCGTAAAGAACACACAAGAAGAAGTTTATGACCAAATCATTACTGACTTGGATCTGGCCATTTCGCTCTTACCTGACACGTATGGCAGTGATGCCAGCGTCAACAAAGCGAGAGCTACAGCGGGTGCAGCACATGCCTTGGCTGCCAAGGCTTATCTACAGCGTCCGGTCAAGGACTATGCGAGTGCTTTGAGCCATGCAGAAGCAGTGGAGGCCAGTGCAGCGGGCTATCGATTGATCAACTATGAGCACTTGTTCGATGGCAATCATTACAACAATGACGAGTCGATCATGGAAGTACAATTCCTCGGAGGTGCAGAAGGCACCTGGGGTCCACAGATGCATTTGCCACCCTCTATTTCAGGAGATACTTGGAGAAAATTTACGACCCCATCGCACAACTTGATCGACGCATATAATGCAGAAGGCGACGCCACGCGACTCAATGCGGCTGTCATCTTCGAAACAGTTTCATGGGTGGACGAATTCTGGGGAAATGCCACAGGCAGCTCTATTCCATTCGCCTACAAATGGAAAAATGCTGATGGCTGGGCCAGTGCAGATAGATTCTACTTATTTAGACTCGGTGATATTATTTTACTCAAAGCGGAAGCCTTAGCTGGGTTGGACAGGCTGAGCGAAGCAGCACAAGAAGTAAACAAAATAAGAAATCGAGTGGGATTGGCAAACCTAACTGCGGCCGACCAGGCTAGTCAAAGTGTCATGATGAGTGCTATTCTCAAAGAAAGAAGATTGGAATTGGCACAGGAAGGTCAGCGCTGGGATGATCTCGTTCGGTTTGGTGAAGTAGTGAATACAATGTCTTCACTAGTAGAAATCGATTTGAGGACTGGCCAACCTTTCGATTATGCTATGGATGACAGCAAAATCTACTTACCCATCCCTCAAGAAGAACTTGATAGAAACCCTAACCTGAAATAA
- a CDS encoding PKD domain-containing protein, with protein MKNLLKNSVYLMAFLMCSLLISCGDDEGENTPIVDEPIAGFSMEKNEDNNLIVTFTSTSVGGETFSWDFGDDSELVTTENATHTYTASGTYTVTLTVSNEGGSDALEQNITVSGFGPNLVTAGDMSDASAWTLASLWGGDDNVMNHAFNDTSMVFLSSSTPPEIEGEDPTPNEYSNYMLYQEVALEGGKTYKFSADVSSTSGTTATWFEVYMLKAEPVVEDDIKYTQVALKGYGEGEDCIASPFAGDIMEIAGGCTSANAYDQMLDAEGMFTPPTDSLSTNNSIFLVFKVGSGWAPEGETAGFGDGLFLDNVEIKEAL; from the coding sequence ATGAAAAATTTACTAAAAAACAGCGTGTACTTAATGGCATTTTTGATGTGCTCATTATTGATCTCTTGTGGCGACGATGAGGGCGAGAATACACCAATAGTAGACGAGCCAATTGCAGGATTTTCTATGGAAAAAAATGAGGATAACAACCTCATTGTTACGTTTACCAGCACTTCTGTAGGCGGAGAAACATTCAGCTGGGATTTTGGTGATGATTCAGAATTGGTAACTACAGAAAATGCCACACACACCTATACTGCTAGTGGTACTTATACCGTCACGCTTACCGTTTCTAATGAAGGAGGATCAGATGCTTTGGAACAAAACATTACAGTGTCTGGTTTTGGTCCCAATTTGGTTACAGCAGGAGATATGAGTGACGCCTCAGCTTGGACGTTGGCCAGCCTTTGGGGTGGTGATGACAATGTGATGAACCATGCATTCAACGATACATCGATGGTGTTTTTGAGCAGTTCTACGCCGCCCGAGATAGAAGGAGAAGACCCTACGCCAAATGAGTACTCTAATTATATGCTTTACCAGGAAGTAGCTCTTGAAGGAGGTAAAACTTACAAATTCAGTGCAGATGTCAGCAGTACTTCTGGTACTACAGCCACTTGGTTTGAAGTATACATGCTCAAAGCAGAACCAGTTGTAGAAGATGATATCAAATATACTCAGGTAGCACTTAAGGGATATGGAGAAGGAGAGGATTGTATTGCAAGTCCTTTTGCAGGCGACATCATGGAAATAGCAGGAGGATGCACTTCCGCCAATGCCTATGATCAAATGCTAGATGCTGAGGGTATGTTTACTCCTCCTACAGACTCATTGTCTACAAATAATTCGATATTCTTGGTATTTAAGGTAGGATCAGGATGGGCACCAGAAGGCGAAACTGCAGGATTTGGTGATGGGTTATTTCTTGACAATGTTGAGATCAAAGAAGCACTTTAA
- a CDS encoding glycoside hydrolase family 30 protein translates to MKIRLLVFLLLIGFSNQKCKDKVEEEFEPPVVEPPVGEIPEVQMYLTTSNATQKFALQEAGIDFPLETANYTITIDHSEVYQEIDGFGFAVTGGSALHLNSMSDAARAQLLNRLFATTGESIGISYIRISIGASDLDESVFSYNDLPDGETDEMQEQFSIEPDRTHLIPILKEILAINPDLKIMATPWSPPTWMKTNGSSKGGQLLEKYYDSYALYLAKYIEAMATENITIESMSVQNEPLHPGNNPSMSMSAEEQLAFIKTALGPTFEERNIDTKIILYDHNADRPDYPMTILADEEAYQYVDGSGFHLYGGDISALTQVRNAYPEKNIYFTEQWFGAPGNFSGDLKWHVRELIIGATRNWSKNVIEWNLSSDPNLEPYTDGGCDQCLGGITIDGDNVTYNAGYYVVAHASRYVRPGSIRILSNSDGDISNVAFKTEDSQVVLIVLNNGESTKTINVDQGDVQFSTVLDAGSVATYVWNE, encoded by the coding sequence ATGAAAATTAGATTGCTTGTTTTCTTGCTGCTTATTGGGTTTTCCAATCAGAAATGTAAAGATAAAGTTGAAGAGGAATTTGAACCGCCTGTGGTTGAGCCACCAGTCGGCGAAATCCCAGAGGTACAGATGTATCTCACCACTTCCAACGCAACACAAAAATTTGCACTGCAGGAAGCGGGCATAGATTTTCCTTTAGAGACTGCCAATTATACAATCACCATTGATCACTCTGAAGTGTATCAAGAAATTGACGGATTTGGTTTTGCCGTTACTGGAGGAAGTGCCTTGCATCTCAACAGTATGTCAGATGCCGCTCGGGCGCAGCTACTCAACAGGCTCTTTGCCACTACAGGCGAATCTATTGGTATTTCATATATCCGAATCAGCATCGGAGCTTCTGACCTAGACGAATCAGTATTTTCATACAATGATTTACCTGATGGCGAGACGGACGAAATGCAAGAACAATTTTCCATAGAACCAGATCGAACCCACTTGATACCCATATTGAAAGAAATTTTAGCGATCAATCCTGACCTCAAAATCATGGCGACGCCTTGGTCACCACCCACTTGGATGAAGACCAATGGATCTAGCAAGGGTGGCCAATTACTGGAGAAATATTATGATTCTTACGCGCTCTACCTGGCCAAGTACATAGAAGCGATGGCAACTGAAAATATCACTATTGAAAGTATGTCTGTGCAAAATGAGCCGTTGCATCCTGGCAACAACCCTAGCATGAGCATGTCAGCTGAAGAACAGTTGGCTTTTATAAAAACAGCCTTGGGGCCCACTTTTGAAGAAAGAAATATCGACACCAAAATCATCCTATATGATCACAATGCAGATAGACCGGATTACCCAATGACGATCTTGGCCGATGAGGAGGCCTATCAATACGTGGATGGATCTGGATTTCACTTATATGGTGGTGATATCAGTGCGCTAACTCAAGTGAGAAACGCCTATCCGGAAAAGAATATCTATTTCACAGAGCAGTGGTTCGGTGCGCCGGGCAATTTTTCGGGCGATTTGAAGTGGCACGTTCGAGAATTGATCATCGGAGCTACCAGAAACTGGAGTAAAAATGTGATCGAATGGAACCTCTCATCAGACCCCAACCTCGAACCTTACACCGATGGAGGATGTGATCAGTGCCTGGGGGGCATCACGATAGATGGCGACAATGTCACTTACAATGCAGGATACTATGTGGTGGCGCATGCGTCTAGATACGTGCGGCCTGGCAGTATTCGAATTCTCTCGAATAGCGACGGAGATATCTCCAATGTGGCTTTCAAAACCGAAGATAGTCAAGTGGTTCTCATCGTGCTAAACAATGGTGAGTCCACCAAAACAATCAACGTAGACCAGGGTGATGTCCAATTCTCAACCGTCTTGGATGCCGGATCTGTTGCTACTTATGTATGGAATGAATAA
- a CDS encoding carbohydrate-binding protein, with amino-acid sequence MRSPVSAQFVHTDGTQILDENGNDIYFSGMNLGNWLLWEGYLMMGDFNYRTHSQFLQSVSEAFGNDMAKAKEFEHQWRMNYLTQQGISDLKALGYNSVRVPFHFNMFWENDALKNDGFQYFDRVIEFCRNEGMYVLLDMHAAPGYQNPGDHSDNVNSQAAPNQVRSSVKFWDGNNVQIASTVWKHIANYYKNEPVVWGYDLINEPVPQPNREYELLGSLIEMRNAIREVDNNHIIVAEGSWWSSDLTKIDWMDPVTQDSTGINSRWDNNLVYQLHHYSGNYAGDGPVLDERAAIATKLDVPLIMGEYGEADEYNIRAMTDWCIANNVDYFPWSFKKMSHDRTLWTIPPNSAYESLKSFINSGGTAPASLYEDMIDFAQNNIANGSADIIWHEGYYDATKPPCDLGAPANLDGGTPTPNQITLTWGDTANGEDHYTVARNGATIATLPANSTSYVDSGLSDETCYSYIVTAVGSCPRGVNLQVCTPCGGTQSPYLGTAANLPGTVEAENFDAGCSGQAYFDTGDGNNGGDYREGNVDISATVDGDSDYNVGWVDEGEWLEYTVDVSSSGTYYLSYRVATPENTGQIQLKVAGTTLATTDIPATGDWNAWETVEAEAVELSAGEQVMQIYFSGGSVNLNSFTLTSGAPNAAPVADAGVDQSLSSSATSTTLDGSGSYDSDNGPSALTYAWTQTSGNTVSLSDATAESPIVSGLSAGNSYEFQLVVNDGSKSSAPSSVSVSVDQAPVSFPLRLEAENYSSQNGIQTEDCQEGGQNVGWIDGGDWIQFDNINIPVSGTYTITYRVASQNNQGTFDLTTNNGSTNHGSVDVSESGSNGWQDWKPITQTVTLPAGSNDYRISITGGGFNINWLEIASGGVVIPNQAPVADAGSNQTLASGTSSTSLDGSGSSDPDAGPSSLNYSWTQVAGDNVSISNSSAVSPTVSGLSDGNSYTFQLIVNDGEDDSSASAVTISVNNGSSGTALRIEAEDYFEMYGLQTENTSDTGGGQNIGWIDGGDWAGYEVDIPATGAYTVSYRVASQNGGGQIQLEQFGGGTVFGSVNVSSTGGWQNWTTISHTVNLQAGVQDLALAFPSGGLNLNWIEINNTSGARIRTTQQDFDKVKLSLFPNPANTEVTLTGLGSQYDQLMIYGLMGEMKASIQVKGLLETTIDVSAFSPGLYFAVLSQNGNAKSRIKFKVQ; translated from the coding sequence ATGCGTAGTCCCGTATCCGCACAATTCGTGCACACGGACGGAACGCAAATTTTAGACGAAAATGGCAATGACATTTACTTCAGCGGCATGAATCTGGGGAATTGGTTGCTATGGGAAGGTTACCTGATGATGGGTGACTTCAACTACAGAACGCATTCGCAGTTTCTGCAAAGCGTGAGTGAAGCTTTTGGTAACGACATGGCCAAGGCCAAAGAGTTTGAGCATCAGTGGAGAATGAATTACCTGACTCAGCAAGGGATTTCAGATTTGAAGGCATTGGGCTACAATTCGGTTAGAGTGCCTTTTCATTTCAATATGTTTTGGGAGAACGATGCGCTGAAAAATGATGGTTTTCAGTACTTCGATCGAGTGATTGAGTTTTGTCGCAATGAAGGTATGTATGTGCTATTGGACATGCACGCCGCTCCAGGTTATCAAAATCCGGGCGATCATAGCGACAATGTAAATTCGCAAGCGGCACCTAATCAAGTGCGTAGTTCTGTCAAATTTTGGGACGGAAACAATGTGCAAATCGCAAGTACGGTCTGGAAGCATATTGCCAACTACTACAAAAACGAACCCGTAGTCTGGGGCTATGATCTGATCAATGAGCCTGTGCCGCAGCCTAACCGCGAGTATGAACTGTTGGGTTCGCTCATAGAGATGAGAAATGCCATCAGAGAAGTGGACAACAATCACATCATCGTAGCAGAAGGCTCTTGGTGGTCTTCCGACCTGACCAAAATAGATTGGATGGATCCAGTGACACAGGACTCTACCGGTATCAACAGTCGCTGGGACAACAATCTGGTCTATCAGCTGCACCACTATTCAGGAAACTATGCCGGCGACGGCCCAGTCCTGGACGAAAGAGCAGCCATTGCGACGAAGCTCGATGTGCCTTTGATCATGGGAGAATACGGAGAAGCGGACGAATACAATATCAGAGCGATGACCGATTGGTGTATTGCCAACAATGTCGATTATTTCCCATGGTCATTCAAGAAGATGTCCCACGACAGAACGCTGTGGACTATTCCGCCCAATTCGGCCTATGAAAGTCTAAAGTCATTTATAAATAGCGGCGGCACCGCACCAGCCTCTCTCTATGAGGATATGATCGATTTTGCACAAAACAATATTGCCAATGGATCTGCAGATATCATCTGGCACGAAGGGTATTATGACGCCACCAAGCCCCCTTGTGATCTTGGAGCACCAGCTAATTTGGATGGAGGTACACCCACACCAAACCAAATCACCCTGACCTGGGGAGATACTGCCAATGGTGAAGATCACTATACCGTAGCTAGAAACGGCGCTACCATCGCCACCTTACCGGCAAATAGCACGTCTTACGTTGACAGCGGACTCTCTGACGAAACGTGCTATTCTTACATCGTTACAGCTGTAGGTTCTTGCCCTCGTGGGGTCAACCTCCAGGTATGTACACCTTGTGGTGGCACACAAAGTCCTTATTTGGGCACAGCGGCCAATTTGCCTGGAACGGTCGAAGCCGAAAATTTTGACGCAGGATGTTCCGGTCAAGCTTATTTTGATACTGGAGATGGCAACAATGGCGGTGATTACCGAGAGGGTAATGTAGATATTTCTGCAACTGTAGATGGAGACTCGGATTACAATGTGGGATGGGTGGATGAAGGCGAGTGGCTGGAATACACCGTGGATGTGTCCAGTTCAGGAACTTACTATCTGTCCTATCGAGTAGCTACCCCAGAAAACACAGGTCAAATCCAACTTAAGGTAGCTGGCACTACCTTGGCGACTACCGATATTCCTGCTACAGGCGATTGGAATGCGTGGGAAACCGTGGAGGCGGAAGCCGTTGAATTAAGTGCGGGCGAGCAGGTTATGCAGATTTACTTTAGTGGAGGTAGTGTCAATTTAAATTCGTTCACCTTGACTTCGGGTGCACCTAATGCCGCTCCAGTAGCTGATGCGGGAGTTGATCAGTCCTTGTCCAGCAGTGCTACATCGACCACGCTCGATGGAAGCGGCAGCTACGACTCGGACAACGGGCCTTCAGCTTTGACTTATGCATGGACACAGACTTCAGGTAATACGGTGAGCCTTTCTGATGCTACGGCTGAGTCGCCAATCGTATCTGGCCTAAGTGCTGGCAATTCTTATGAATTTCAGTTGGTCGTGAATGATGGTTCCAAAAGCAGTGCGCCATCCTCGGTGTCGGTATCAGTAGATCAGGCACCTGTTTCATTCCCGTTGAGATTGGAGGCGGAGAATTATTCTTCGCAAAATGGCATCCAAACCGAAGACTGCCAAGAAGGCGGACAAAATGTAGGTTGGATCGATGGGGGAGATTGGATTCAGTTTGATAATATCAATATTCCTGTGTCAGGCACCTACACGATCACCTATCGTGTGGCTAGCCAAAACAATCAAGGTACATTCGATCTCACCACCAACAATGGGAGCACGAATCATGGCAGCGTAGATGTGAGCGAGTCAGGTTCTAATGGTTGGCAGGATTGGAAGCCCATCACTCAGACGGTCACTTTGCCTGCAGGCAGCAACGACTATCGAATTTCGATCACTGGCGGAGGGTTCAATATCAACTGGTTGGAGATAGCCTCAGGTGGTGTCGTAATTCCAAACCAAGCACCCGTGGCAGATGCAGGTAGTAACCAAACGTTGGCTAGCGGAACGTCTTCTACAAGTTTAGATGGAAGTGGAAGTAGTGACCCGGACGCTGGTCCTTCATCGCTGAACTATAGCTGGACACAAGTGGCTGGAGACAATGTTTCGATCTCTAACTCATCCGCTGTTTCACCAACGGTCAGTGGATTGTCGGACGGCAATTCTTATACTTTCCAGTTGATAGTGAATGATGGAGAAGATGATAGTAGTGCCTCTGCTGTGACCATCTCAGTGAATAATGGTTCGTCTGGTACCGCACTTAGAATTGAAGCAGAAGACTATTTCGAAATGTATGGATTGCAAACAGAGAATACCTCAGATACTGGCGGTGGTCAAAACATCGGCTGGATCGACGGTGGCGACTGGGCTGGCTATGAAGTAGACATTCCTGCTACAGGTGCTTATACAGTCAGTTATCGTGTGGCCAGTCAAAATGGCGGTGGTCAGATTCAGCTGGAGCAATTTGGTGGAGGAACAGTTTTCGGATCAGTAAATGTCTCATCCACTGGCGGTTGGCAGAATTGGACTACGATTTCACATACTGTGAACTTACAAGCTGGCGTGCAAGATTTGGCACTTGCTTTCCCATCTGGTGGATTGAATCTCAACTGGATAGAAATCAACAACACTTCTGGCGCGAGAATTCGAACGACCCAGCAAGACTTTGATAAAGTGAAACTCAGTTTGTTTCCAAATCCCGCGAACACGGAGGTTACTCTTACAGGCTTAGGGAGTCAATACGACCAGCTAATGATTTACGGTCTGATGGGCGAAATGAAGGCCTCCATTCAAGTGAAGGGTCTTTTAGAAACTACAATAGATGTTTCGGCCTTTAGTCCAGGATTGTACTTTGCTGTATTGTCCCAAAATGGAAATGCCAAAAGTAGAATAAAATTCAAAGTGCAGTAA
- a CDS encoding glycoside hydrolase family 30 protein: MKNTIYFLLAFIFFNACASKSIDSRKENQYLSITLKEAKVFLTAKDTDLRLADMGNQIFEPGKQPLETELSIFINPNKRFQKFVGIGGAITDASAETFAKLPKDKQDELIKAYYSVDGINYSLLRTHIHSCDFSPNSYTYVADGDKELQTFNISHDLEYRIPMMKRAIAEAGGELMTYVSPWSPPAFMKSNGDMLKGGSLLPDYYDSWALYYAKFIQEYEALDIPIWGLTIQNEPMATQRWESCIYTASQERDFVKNHLGPTLQKEGLGDKNIIVWDHNRDLITNRANTILEDPEAAKYVWGTGFHWYETWTGSDPKFENVGKVKESFPDKQLMFTEGCNENFDAAKYQYWPNAERYGKSMINDFNNGTAGWTDWNILLDQTGGPNHVENFCFAPIHGDTRTGELIYTPSYYYIGHFSKFIRPGAQRVSTVASRSTLMATTWCNEDQSMATIVMNESDEEITYKLYVGDQVTNLKIPARAIQTVLY; this comes from the coding sequence ATGAAAAATACAATTTACTTTCTACTTGCCTTTATTTTCTTTAATGCTTGCGCATCCAAGTCCATAGATTCCAGAAAAGAAAATCAATATCTGTCAATAACTTTAAAAGAAGCTAAGGTTTTTCTCACTGCTAAGGATACAGATTTACGATTGGCCGATATGGGAAATCAAATATTTGAGCCAGGAAAACAACCACTCGAAACAGAGCTTTCTATTTTTATAAATCCTAACAAACGTTTTCAAAAGTTTGTAGGCATAGGAGGCGCAATCACAGATGCTTCCGCAGAAACCTTTGCCAAACTGCCAAAGGACAAACAAGATGAGCTGATCAAGGCCTATTACTCCGTAGACGGCATTAATTATTCATTATTGAGGACGCATATTCACAGCTGCGATTTTAGTCCGAATTCTTATACCTATGTAGCAGACGGAGACAAGGAGTTGCAGACTTTCAATATTTCCCACGACTTAGAGTATCGAATACCGATGATGAAGCGTGCGATCGCAGAAGCCGGTGGGGAGTTGATGACCTATGTTTCGCCCTGGTCGCCACCTGCCTTTATGAAGTCCAATGGAGACATGCTCAAAGGCGGTAGTTTGCTGCCAGACTATTATGATTCTTGGGCGCTGTATTACGCCAAATTTATTCAAGAATATGAAGCCTTGGACATCCCGATTTGGGGGCTGACGATACAAAATGAACCCATGGCTACTCAGCGCTGGGAGTCATGCATTTACACGGCCAGTCAGGAAAGAGATTTTGTTAAAAATCATTTGGGTCCTACCCTTCAAAAAGAGGGGCTTGGTGATAAAAATATCATCGTATGGGATCACAATCGGGACCTGATTACCAATAGGGCCAATACGATATTGGAAGACCCTGAAGCAGCCAAGTATGTCTGGGGAACGGGCTTTCATTGGTACGAAACCTGGACTGGATCAGACCCCAAGTTTGAAAATGTGGGCAAAGTGAAAGAATCTTTTCCTGACAAGCAGTTGATGTTTACTGAAGGATGCAATGAAAACTTTGACGCTGCCAAATACCAATATTGGCCAAATGCCGAGAGATATGGTAAGTCCATGATCAATGATTTTAACAATGGTACGGCTGGCTGGACCGATTGGAATATTCTATTGGATCAGACAGGCGGGCCTAATCATGTGGAGAATTTTTGTTTTGCGCCTATACATGGTGATACGCGCACAGGGGAGTTGATATACACACCGTCCTACTACTACATAGGGCATTTTTCGAAGTTTATCAGACCAGGAGCACAGCGCGTGAGTACTGTGGCCAGCAGAAGTACGCTGATGGCGACTACCTGGTGCAACGAGGACCAGTCTATGGCGACCATCGTGATGAATGAAAGTGACGAAGAGATTACATATAAACTTTATGTAGGCGACCAAGTGACCAATCTGAAGATACCGGCCAGGGCTATTCAGACGGTTCTCTATTAG